A single genomic interval of Cucumis sativus cultivar 9930 chromosome 5, Cucumber_9930_V3, whole genome shotgun sequence harbors:
- the LOC101208233 gene encoding F-box protein PP2-A14: MGASFAKLSTNLPPSSSSTSSSLEDIPENCISIVLMYLDPPEICNLASLSHAFRSTSSADFVWESKLPSNYIFLLHRVLQLPLLTHPKKEIFARLTRPCPFDHATKEFWLDKKSGKNFISISSKALKITGIDDRRYWNYIPTDESRYGSVAYLKQIWWVEIGGEMEFELPKGKYSVYFRVQLGKSSKKFGRRFIDVDEVHGWELKPVRFELSVSNNNNKNGQKVSSEFYLNQFGKWVLYKVGDFCIESPNFVAQIKFSMIQIDCTHTKGGLSVDSVFICPNDFKPTFKL, translated from the exons ATGGGGGCTTCCTTTGCCAAGCTCTCCACCAATCTCCCACCTTCATCGTCTTCTACCAGCTCTTCTCTAGAAGACATCCCCGAAAATTGTATTTCCATTGTCTTGATGTACTTGGACCCTCCTGAGATCTGCAATCTTGCTTCTCTTAGCCATGCCTTTCGCTCCACTTCTTCCGCCGATTTCGTTTGGGAATCCAAACTCCCTTCTAATTACATCTTCTTGCTTCATCGAGTTCTTCAACTTCCACTATTGACCCACCCTAAGAAGGAGATCTTCGCTCGGCTTACTCGCCCATGTCCATTCGATCACGCCActaag gaGTTTTGGTTGGATAAAAAATCTGGGAAAAACTTCATATCGATTTCATCTAAGGCTTTGAAGATTACTGGGATTGATGATAGAAGATATTGGAATTATATTCCAACTGATGAATCAAG GTATGGGTCAGTGgcatatttgaaacaaatttgGTGGGTTGAAATAGGAGGAGAAATGGAGTTTGAGTTACCAAAAGGAAAGTATAGTGTATATTTTAGGGTTCAATTGgggaaaagttcaaagaaatttggaagaagGTTTATAGATGTTGATGAAGTTCATGGATGGGAACTTAAACCAGTGAGATTTGAACTCTCAGTTtccaacaacaataataaaaatggcCAAAAGGTTTCATCTGAGTTTTATTTAAACCAGTTTGGGAAATGGGTTTTGTATAAAGTTGGAGATTTTTGTATTGAAAGTCCTAATTTTGTAGCACAGATTAAATTCTCTATGATTCAAATTGATTGTACTCATACTAAAGGTGGCCTTTCTGTGGACTCTGTCTTCATTTGTCCTAATGATTTTAAGCCCACCTTTAAATTATGA
- the LOC101207990 gene encoding F-box protein At4g00755 isoform X1, whose translation MNSCCDFLQRLGADLSFKIFTYLDDPSDLVHVCLVTSSWRQFVIENSLSKQLCLRLFPDLSGAPHFIEVKGMIDVSAVGSSSITKWEHLQKFHRIYLLLAKSLNPVTRTDCIAVAIGASSTDNNPIESIENTLEPGDRFRNRASYWSSLGSRDPDVPETLTYGLVSNLCVVSEIHIQPFLAYFQDEFPIYSSRAVRFKMGHQNVSIYSSINDSTVDYDPETDDFIWTYVSPEFPMTQENTLQIFKLPEPVFCVGGVLQVELLGRVQRQAADGLYYLCVCHVEVVGRPLLPEYDMDIIDQSGKGILKYFPNLHESSSTNGQISHSHGRAITSRFVRRGVHGWEHIVWHTLLGGGVFAQDDGIDIYEEGAGR comes from the exons ATGAATAGCTGCTGTGATTTTTTACAACGGCTTGGGGCTGATTTATCCTTCAAGATCTTTACCTATTTGGATGATCCATCTGACCTTGTACATGTTTGCTTAGTCACAAGTTCTTGGCGTCAGTTTG TTATTGAGAATAGTCTCAGCAAGCAGCTCTGCTTGAGATTGTTTCCCGATTTATCTGGTGCTCCCCATTTTATTGAAGTTAAGGGCATGATTGATGTTTCAGCTGTTGGGTCTAGCAGCATTACAAAATGGGAACACCTACAGAAGTTCCATCGAATCTATTTGCTCCTAGCTAAAAGTCTTAACCCTGTCACTAGAACAGATTGCATTGCAGTGGCCATTGGTGCATCCTCCACTGATAATAATCCTATAGAAAGTATTGAAAATACACTGGAACCTGGTGATAGGTTCCGCAATCGAGCGTCATATTGGTCCAGTTTAGGTTCAAGAGATCCTGATGTTCCTGAGACCTTAACATATGGGTTGGTCTCCAACCTATGTGTTGTTTCTGAAATTCATATTCAACCATTCCTAG CATATTTTCAGGATGAATTCCCTATATATTCATCAAGGGCTGTTCGATTTAAAATGGGGCATCAAAATGTTTCTATATACTCGAGTATAAATGATTCAACTGTTGATTATGATCCTGAAACTGATGATTTTATTTGGACCTATGTCTCGCCAGAATTTCCAATGACCCAA GAAAATACACTGCAAATATTTAAGCTTCCAGAGCCTGTTTTCTGCGTAGGTGGGGTTCTGCAGGTTGAACTCTTGGGCAGAGTACAAAGACAGGCGGCAGATGGATTATATTACTTATG TGTGTGTCATGTCGAAGTCGTTGGTCGACCACTCTTGCCTGAATATGACATGGATATAATTGACCAGTCAGGAAAGGGCATTTTGAAGTATTTCCCCAACCTGCATGAGTCCTCATCTACTAATGGACAGATAAGTCATTCCCATGGTCGTGCCATTACCTCTAGATTTGTTCGGAGGGGTGTCCACGGATGGGAGCATATTGTCTGGCATACATTACTTGGAGGTGGGGTGTTTGCTCAAGACGACGGGATTGATATTTACGAAGAAGGTGCTGGAAGGTAA
- the LOC101207990 gene encoding F-box protein At4g00755 isoform X2, translating to MVSSPLPYLRLQPQTIPIPIRILLRFHSHLLLYFSSKVIENSLSKQLCLRLFPDLSGAPHFIEVKGMIDVSAVGSSSITKWEHLQKFHRIYLLLAKSLNPVTRTDCIAVAIGASSTDNNPIESIENTLEPGDRFRNRASYWSSLGSRDPDVPETLTYGLVSNLCVVSEIHIQPFLAYFQDEFPIYSSRAVRFKMGHQNVSIYSSINDSTVDYDPETDDFIWTYVSPEFPMTQENTLQIFKLPEPVFCVGGVLQVELLGRVQRQAADGLYYLCVCHVEVVGRPLLPEYDMDIIDQSGKGILKYFPNLHESSSTNGQISHSHGRAITSRFVRRGVHGWEHIVWHTLLGGGVFAQDDGIDIYEEGAGR from the exons ATGGTTTCTTCTCCTCTCCCATATCTCCGACTCCAACCCCAAACAATTCCTATTCCCATTCGCATCCTCTTACGGTTCCATTCCCATCTCTTGCTTTACTTCTCATCAAAAg TTATTGAGAATAGTCTCAGCAAGCAGCTCTGCTTGAGATTGTTTCCCGATTTATCTGGTGCTCCCCATTTTATTGAAGTTAAGGGCATGATTGATGTTTCAGCTGTTGGGTCTAGCAGCATTACAAAATGGGAACACCTACAGAAGTTCCATCGAATCTATTTGCTCCTAGCTAAAAGTCTTAACCCTGTCACTAGAACAGATTGCATTGCAGTGGCCATTGGTGCATCCTCCACTGATAATAATCCTATAGAAAGTATTGAAAATACACTGGAACCTGGTGATAGGTTCCGCAATCGAGCGTCATATTGGTCCAGTTTAGGTTCAAGAGATCCTGATGTTCCTGAGACCTTAACATATGGGTTGGTCTCCAACCTATGTGTTGTTTCTGAAATTCATATTCAACCATTCCTAG CATATTTTCAGGATGAATTCCCTATATATTCATCAAGGGCTGTTCGATTTAAAATGGGGCATCAAAATGTTTCTATATACTCGAGTATAAATGATTCAACTGTTGATTATGATCCTGAAACTGATGATTTTATTTGGACCTATGTCTCGCCAGAATTTCCAATGACCCAA GAAAATACACTGCAAATATTTAAGCTTCCAGAGCCTGTTTTCTGCGTAGGTGGGGTTCTGCAGGTTGAACTCTTGGGCAGAGTACAAAGACAGGCGGCAGATGGATTATATTACTTATG TGTGTGTCATGTCGAAGTCGTTGGTCGACCACTCTTGCCTGAATATGACATGGATATAATTGACCAGTCAGGAAAGGGCATTTTGAAGTATTTCCCCAACCTGCATGAGTCCTCATCTACTAATGGACAGATAAGTCATTCCCATGGTCGTGCCATTACCTCTAGATTTGTTCGGAGGGGTGTCCACGGATGGGAGCATATTGTCTGGCATACATTACTTGGAGGTGGGGTGTTTGCTCAAGACGACGGGATTGATATTTACGAAGAAGGTGCTGGAAGGTAA